Proteins from a single region of Xiphophorus maculatus strain JP 163 A chromosome 22, X_maculatus-5.0-male, whole genome shotgun sequence:
- the LOC102237544 gene encoding transcription factor LBX1-like, with amino-acid sequence MTSKVKSKCSEMLGKRRHSPVGQLPPPATSSKPLTPFGIEDILSKPCGKRSRPLPTSQRESSPSDWPPLGPSSPLCALEELASKTFRGLEVSVLQAAEGRDGQGLFGRRNAPKKRRKSRTAFTNHQIYELEKRFLYQKYLSPADRDQLAQHLSLTNAQVITWFQNRRAKLKRDLEEMKADVQSARAAGAVAFEKLSKLAELEKCAAEGLGLVARSARNRAGGPEQRFGRTEGDLNRPHASPTLPSPKLPRDRDGPVSRYGSEDDEEEEEEEEEIDVGD; translated from the exons ATGACCTCTAAGGTCAAGTCGAAATGCTCCGAGATGCTGGGGAAGAGGAGACACAGTCCAGTGGGCCAGCTCCCACCGCCGGCCACCTCCAGCAAGCCGCTGACGCCCTTCGGCATCGAGGACATCCTCAGCAAGCCGTGTGGGAAGAGGAGCCGGCCGCTCCCGACGTCTCAGCGGGAGAGCAGCCCGTCCGACTGGCCGCCGCTGGGCCCGAGCTCCCCGCTGTGCGCGCTGGAGGAGCTGGCCAGCAAAACCTTCCGGGGCCTGGAGGTCAGCGTCCTGCAGGCTGCAGAGG gCCGGGACGGTCAGGGCCTTTTCGGACGGAGGAACGCCCCTAAAAAGCGCCGGAAGTCCCGGACGGCCTTCACCAACCATCAGATCTACGAGTTGGAGAAACGCTTCCTGTATCAGAAGTATCTGAGCCCGGCGGACCGGGACCAGCTCGCCCAGCACCTGAGCCTGACCAACGCGCAGGTCATCACCTGGTTCCAGAACAGGCGGGCCAAGCTCAAGCGGGACCTGGAGGAAATGAAGGCCGACGTGCAGTCCGCCAGAGCCGCCGGAGCTGTGGCCTTTGAGAAGCTCTCCAAGCTGGCGGAGCTGGAGAAGTGCGCGGCCGAAGGTCTGGGCCTGGTGGCGCGCTCTGCGCGGAACCGGGCCGGAGGCCCCGAGCAGAGGTTCGGCAGGACTGAAGGAGATCTCAACAGGCCGCATGCGTCTCCTACTCTTCCTTCCCCCAAGCTGCCGCGAGACAGAGACGGACCGGTCAGCAGGTACGGTTCGgaggatgatgaggaggaggaagaggaagaggaggagatcGATGTGGGTGACTGA